In Gemmatimonadota bacterium, the following proteins share a genomic window:
- the lpdA gene encoding dihydrolipoyl dehydrogenase, with the protein MADNTFDLIVIGAGPGGYVAAIRAAQLGMRVACVEKQGLGGTCLNVGCIPSKALLESSELFHQAESSLGIHGVKTGGVELDLKGMMKRKSSIVRRMTGGIRGLFRKNNVTHISGLGRLAGDGKVDVGGDVYSAERILIATGSSAIELPNLPYDGEYVISSTEALSLDKVPGKMIVIGAGAIGLELGSVWHRLGAEVHVVEFLDGVTPTMDRELSLGLQKVLEKQGLKFSFDTRAESAEVRDGKVMVTLAQGDETTSETCDRLLVAVGRRPNTDGLGGEDVGLEMDDQGRILVDDVFETNLPGVYAIGDVIPGPMLAHKAEEEGVAAVECMAGKAGHVNYGAIPNVVYTHPELASVGLTEEQVVADGIPYKVGKFPIAANGRAHTLQAVDGQVKIIAHEKTDRVLGIHILAARASDMLAEGVLAMEFSASAEDIARTMHAHPTLPEALKEAALNVEDEAIHI; encoded by the coding sequence GTGGCAGATAATACATTCGATCTCATTGTTATTGGTGCTGGACCGGGAGGGTATGTCGCGGCGATTCGCGCGGCGCAATTGGGCATGCGCGTGGCATGTGTTGAGAAACAGGGATTGGGAGGTACATGTCTGAATGTGGGCTGTATTCCGAGTAAAGCCCTTTTGGAGTCGAGTGAGTTGTTTCACCAGGCGGAGTCTTCGTTGGGTATTCACGGTGTAAAGACCGGTGGTGTGGAACTGGATTTGAAGGGTATGATGAAGCGCAAGTCCAGTATTGTGCGAAGGATGACGGGCGGTATTCGCGGCCTGTTTCGCAAGAATAATGTGACGCATATTTCGGGGCTGGGGCGGTTGGCCGGCGATGGCAAGGTCGATGTTGGGGGAGATGTTTATTCGGCAGAGCGCATTTTGATCGCTACGGGCAGTTCTGCGATTGAGTTGCCCAATTTGCCTTATGATGGCGAGTATGTGATCAGTTCTACCGAGGCGTTGTCGCTGGATAAGGTGCCCGGGAAGATGATTGTTATTGGCGCAGGTGCGATCGGTCTCGAGTTGGGGTCGGTGTGGCATCGCCTGGGTGCAGAGGTGCATGTGGTTGAATTTCTCGATGGGGTGACGCCGACGATGGACCGCGAATTGTCTCTCGGTTTGCAGAAGGTGCTGGAGAAGCAGGGGCTGAAGTTTTCGTTTGATACGCGCGCGGAGTCGGCGGAGGTTCGCGATGGGAAGGTGATGGTGACGCTCGCACAGGGCGATGAGACGACTTCTGAGACGTGTGACCGATTGTTGGTCGCTGTTGGGCGAAGGCCAAATACCGATGGGCTGGGTGGCGAAGATGTGGGGTTGGAGATGGATGACCAGGGACGCATTCTGGTCGATGACGTATTTGAGACAAATTTGCCCGGTGTCTATGCAATTGGCGATGTGATTCCCGGTCCGATGCTGGCGCACAAGGCAGAGGAAGAGGGTGTGGCTGCGGTGGAATGTATGGCGGGAAAGGCGGGGCATGTGAATTATGGCGCGATTCCCAATGTGGTGTACACACATCCAGAACTGGCATCGGTGGGGCTGACAGAGGAGCAGGTTGTGGCCGATGGCATTCCCTATAAGGTGGGCAAGTTTCCAATAGCTGCCAATGGTCGCGCGCATACGCTACAGGCGGTGGATGGACAGGTGAAGATTATTGCACATGAAAAGACGGATCGCGTGTTGGGTATTCACATTTTGGCCGCACGCGCGTCCGATATGCTCGCCGAGGGGGTTCTGGCAATGGAATTTTCCGCGAGTGCAGAGGATATCGCGCGAACGATGCACGCGCATCCTACACTTCCAGAGGCACTGAAAGAGGCTGCGTTGAATGTGGAGGATGAGGCGATTCATATATAA
- a CDS encoding DNA primase, with product MPRIPETIIDQVRLSIDIVDVVGDHVALTRRGKNFVGLCPFHDDSTPSLNVSQEKQIYKCFACGAGGNSFTFLRDIENISFIEAVRQLADRAGIALPDAKPADPDQQEVFDQIYRANELAVKYFHHLLTQDEKAADAMAYLENRGINRDVIDAFSLGYAPDQWDGFLQIATRRDFSPQILERAGLVLQRQTGGGFYDRFRNRITFPIHAATGRPVAFGARALDPDEQAKYINSPETPVYNKSATLYGLWRNRDAIRDAGVALVVEGYMDLIALAQYGIENAVASSGTALTTDQARLIRRYVPKTILIFDGDTAGATAAMRGIGSLFEVGLEVRVVTLPEDHDPDSYVRAHGPDGLLRLTENAASAIDFLIEQFAQRDDLSTVDGKTRTANALAELIGRITDNALKQFLIKDIAEKIGIDEKVLIGIAQTQRRTTRPQNGQPEPESYDTRPRSERELLTFLMQHPETTDSVFKQISPDNFTNSAYRQIATLIARNRQQKQSIEAAHLINQCNDERLCRILTDLSLEIGIENPNIDVPIQDYIHKFQLKSLESEIELLEKQLRQPLSPDDLRATLEKHRHLTAQRKAMAEPK from the coding sequence ATGCCGCGCATTCCAGAAACCATCATCGATCAAGTGCGCCTGTCTATCGATATTGTCGATGTTGTAGGCGATCACGTTGCACTGACCCGCCGGGGCAAAAATTTTGTCGGACTGTGTCCCTTCCACGACGATTCCACACCCTCCCTGAACGTCTCACAAGAAAAACAGATCTACAAGTGTTTCGCCTGCGGCGCGGGCGGCAACAGCTTTACATTTCTGCGCGACATAGAAAACATCAGCTTTATCGAAGCCGTCCGCCAACTCGCCGATCGCGCGGGCATAGCCCTGCCCGATGCAAAACCCGCAGACCCGGACCAGCAGGAAGTCTTTGACCAGATCTATCGCGCCAATGAACTCGCGGTCAAATATTTTCACCACCTGCTCACACAGGATGAGAAAGCCGCCGATGCAATGGCCTACCTCGAAAATCGCGGCATAAACCGCGACGTAATCGATGCCTTTTCCCTCGGTTACGCGCCCGATCAATGGGATGGCTTCTTGCAAATCGCTACCCGTCGGGACTTCTCTCCACAAATACTCGAACGCGCCGGACTGGTCTTACAAAGGCAAACAGGAGGCGGTTTTTACGACCGCTTTCGCAACCGCATCACCTTCCCCATTCACGCAGCCACAGGTCGCCCGGTCGCTTTTGGCGCGCGCGCCCTCGATCCCGACGAACAGGCCAAATACATCAACTCTCCGGAAACTCCTGTGTACAACAAAAGTGCCACCCTGTACGGCCTGTGGCGCAATAGAGACGCCATTCGCGACGCGGGTGTAGCACTCGTTGTAGAAGGGTATATGGACCTCATTGCTCTCGCGCAGTATGGCATTGAAAACGCGGTCGCATCCTCTGGTACAGCACTCACAACCGACCAGGCGCGCCTGATCAGGCGTTACGTGCCCAAAACCATTCTCATCTTCGACGGCGACACCGCCGGAGCAACCGCGGCAATGCGAGGGATCGGATCGCTCTTTGAAGTGGGTCTCGAAGTTCGCGTTGTCACCCTTCCCGAAGACCACGACCCCGACAGTTATGTGCGCGCCCATGGACCCGATGGCCTTCTGCGCCTCACCGAAAACGCCGCATCCGCCATCGATTTTCTCATAGAACAATTTGCCCAACGCGACGACCTCTCCACCGTAGATGGCAAAACCCGAACGGCAAACGCATTGGCCGAACTCATTGGGCGCATCACAGACAACGCCCTCAAACAATTTCTAATCAAAGACATCGCCGAAAAAATCGGGATAGATGAAAAAGTCCTCATTGGCATTGCCCAAACGCAACGCCGCACCACGAGACCGCAAAATGGACAACCAGAACCCGAATCTTATGATACGCGGCCCCGTTCTGAGCGCGAATTGCTCACCTTCCTGATGCAACATCCCGAAACCACCGATAGCGTATTCAAACAAATTTCTCCCGACAACTTTACAAATAGTGCTTACCGGCAAATCGCCACCCTGATTGCCCGCAACCGACAACAGAAACAATCCATTGAAGCCGCGCACCTCATCAATCAGTGCAACGATGAACGCTTGTGCCGCATATTGACCGACCTATCTCTGGAAATTGGCATTGAGAATCCCAACATCGATGTTCCCATTCAAGATTATATTCACAAGTTCCAACTCAAAAGTCTCGAAAGCGAAATCGAACTGCTCGAAAAGCAATTGCGCCAACCGCTTTCTCCCGACGATCTGCGCGCCACGCTGGAAAAACATCGCCACCTTACTGCCCAGCGCAAAGCGATGGCTGAGCCAAAATAA
- a CDS encoding 2-oxoglutarate dehydrogenase E1 component, with product MSFDIAAIANADYIDAMYEKYKQDPDLVDERWHIFFAGFDLGMQRDGTEIVSDTSDENQAEENVMAFLDAYDTLEEYTRMDANRQQGAMALVNAYRTWGHLVADIAPMSYTRPPYPLLELSEYGFTEEDLDQIVGNGGFLGPTDGTLRDLVAKLRQTYCGSVAVEYTDIPYKSQHEWLEQHMEPILNSPKFSAEQCRDLLRLLIEAQEFEQFLHVKYIGKKRFSIEGGEVLIPMLHALIETGAALNVEEMVMGMAHRGRLNVLTHIMQKPYPEIFSEFEGVELGEGSGDVKYHMGFAHEYVTRDGHTVHLGLTPNPSHLELVNPVIEGIVCTKQETKGDVQHEHIVPLIIHGDAAFAGQGIVPETICLSHLDGYDNGGTIHIVVNNQIGFTALPRESRFTAYPTDVAKIVKMPIFHVNADDPEAVVHAARMAMAYRQAVKNDVIIDLWCYRRYGHNESDDPAFTQPLQSAEIAGHPTVVDLYSRRLIEQNIATEDDVDAMKQGVREKLEAAFVDAKNQKTKPREPAFGGAWKGFGKAGADRTAKTAVHREKLIDIAQKATTVPEGFNAYRKLMRQLDYRMQMVHGKVGIDWGCAEMLAFGSLLVDGFPVRLAGQDSQRGTFSHRQAVWHDVKNGSIYSPLNHLSDGQGGFRVYNTMLSELAVLGFEFGVSYANPNKLTIWEAQFGDFANGAQMIIDQFISSSEAKWQKMSGLVMLLPHGFEGQGPEHSSARLERFQALCAEDNMQVGCPTLPAQYFHLLRRQMLRAFRKPLVLMMPKSLLRHKESTSTLEDLSRGAFYPVLDDPAQPDPSAVERVVFCTGKVFFDLKEGRDKKGEERLALVRIEEHYPFPWDEVGAILEKYGDADIFWGQEEPQNMGSWDFMEPKLRRLLDNKKPVRYLGRKPTAATATGIQSVHLAEQQEIVEMALDFS from the coding sequence ATGTCATTCGATATTGCTGCAATTGCCAATGCCGATTATATCGACGCGATGTATGAGAAATACAAACAAGACCCAGATCTGGTGGATGAAAGATGGCATATATTTTTTGCGGGTTTTGATTTGGGGATGCAGCGCGACGGCACCGAAATAGTTTCAGATACGTCAGATGAGAACCAGGCGGAGGAAAATGTCATGGCGTTTCTCGATGCTTATGACACATTGGAGGAATATACCCGCATGGACGCGAATAGGCAGCAGGGGGCTATGGCTCTGGTCAATGCGTATCGCACATGGGGGCACCTGGTCGCCGATATTGCGCCGATGAGTTATACGCGCCCACCGTATCCGCTGTTGGAGTTGTCCGAATACGGCTTTACAGAAGAGGATCTGGATCAAATCGTCGGGAATGGCGGATTTCTCGGTCCTACGGACGGGACGTTGCGCGACCTCGTTGCAAAGCTCAGGCAAACATACTGCGGTTCTGTGGCGGTAGAATACACCGATATTCCGTATAAGAGCCAGCACGAGTGGCTGGAGCAGCACATGGAACCGATCTTAAATTCGCCGAAATTCAGTGCGGAACAATGCCGGGATCTGTTGAGGCTATTGATCGAAGCACAGGAGTTTGAACAATTTTTGCATGTTAAATATATCGGGAAAAAGCGATTTTCTATTGAAGGCGGCGAAGTGCTTATCCCGATGTTGCACGCGCTTATTGAAACCGGGGCTGCGTTAAATGTCGAAGAAATGGTGATGGGGATGGCGCATCGCGGCAGGCTCAATGTGCTCACGCATATTATGCAAAAGCCCTATCCGGAGATATTCAGCGAGTTTGAGGGTGTTGAGTTGGGAGAGGGGTCGGGCGATGTAAAATACCACATGGGGTTCGCCCATGAGTATGTCACGCGCGATGGGCACACTGTGCATTTGGGATTGACGCCGAATCCGAGTCACCTCGAATTGGTCAATCCCGTGATTGAGGGCATTGTTTGTACGAAGCAAGAGACAAAAGGCGATGTTCAGCACGAGCATATCGTACCGCTGATCATTCACGGCGATGCCGCTTTTGCCGGGCAGGGCATTGTGCCTGAGACGATTTGCTTGTCCCATCTTGATGGCTATGATAATGGGGGTACGATTCACATTGTTGTGAATAATCAGATTGGTTTTACCGCATTGCCCCGGGAATCCCGTTTTACAGCGTATCCAACAGATGTGGCGAAGATTGTTAAGATGCCCATTTTCCACGTCAATGCCGATGATCCCGAAGCTGTGGTACACGCGGCGCGCATGGCTATGGCTTATCGCCAGGCGGTGAAAAACGATGTGATTATCGATCTGTGGTGTTATCGCCGATACGGTCACAATGAATCCGACGATCCCGCTTTTACACAGCCCCTGCAATCTGCTGAAATCGCCGGGCATCCAACGGTTGTCGATTTGTATTCGAGGCGTTTGATTGAGCAAAATATCGCAACAGAAGATGATGTCGATGCGATGAAGCAGGGTGTGCGCGAGAAGCTCGAGGCGGCATTTGTCGATGCGAAAAATCAAAAGACAAAACCGCGTGAGCCTGCATTTGGGGGCGCGTGGAAGGGATTTGGGAAGGCGGGCGCAGATCGCACGGCAAAAACCGCGGTGCATAGAGAGAAGTTGATTGATATTGCCCAAAAGGCGACGACGGTGCCCGAGGGATTTAACGCTTATCGCAAATTGATGCGCCAACTCGATTACCGCATGCAAATGGTCCACGGTAAGGTGGGTATAGACTGGGGTTGTGCGGAGATGCTCGCATTTGGCAGTTTGTTAGTTGATGGGTTCCCGGTGCGATTGGCCGGGCAAGATTCTCAGCGGGGTACATTTAGTCATCGGCAAGCGGTGTGGCACGATGTCAAAAATGGCTCGATTTATTCACCGCTGAACCATCTATCGGATGGTCAGGGTGGTTTCAGGGTCTATAATACGATGCTTTCGGAATTGGCGGTGCTGGGCTTTGAGTTTGGCGTGAGTTATGCCAATCCCAATAAATTGACGATCTGGGAAGCCCAGTTTGGCGATTTTGCCAATGGCGCGCAGATGATTATCGATCAGTTTATTTCCAGTTCTGAGGCCAAATGGCAAAAGATGAGCGGGCTGGTGATGCTCTTGCCGCACGGGTTTGAAGGCCAGGGACCAGAGCATTCGAGTGCGCGGTTAGAGCGGTTTCAGGCGTTGTGTGCCGAAGACAATATGCAGGTGGGTTGCCCCACGCTACCCGCGCAGTATTTTCATTTGCTGCGCCGCCAGATGCTCCGTGCATTTCGCAAGCCCCTCGTTTTGATGATGCCAAAGAGTTTGTTGCGGCACAAAGAATCGACCTCAACGCTCGAGGATTTGTCCAGGGGCGCGTTTTATCCCGTTTTAGACGATCCCGCACAGCCCGATCCCAGCGCGGTGGAGCGCGTTGTTTTCTGTACGGGTAAGGTCTTTTTTGACTTAAAAGAGGGGCGGGACAAAAAGGGCGAGGAAAGGCTCGCACTGGTGCGGATTGAGGAGCACTATCCCTTTCCGTGGGATGAGGTGGGTGCTATACTTGAAAAATACGGCGATGCGGATATTTTTTGGGGACAAGAAGAGCCGCAAAATATGGGTAGTTGGGATTTTATGGAGCCAAAACTCCGCCGATTGCTCGATAACAAAAAGCCAGTGCGCTATCTGGGACGAAAGCCCACGGCTGCAACGGCCACGGGTATTCAGTCGGTGCATTTGGCCGAACAGCAAGAGATCGTGGAGATGGCTCTGGATTTTTCTTAG
- a CDS encoding glycosyltransferase family 2 protein: protein MSARSDIGVVITTHNYGHYLAACLESVLSQTLLPRQVLVVDDASEDNAADVVASFSDVAYCRVDFRNGNRARNFGFLKISTPYVAFFDADNVMMPRFLEVLYSALEEVSHAAYAYGDRIVFADGDLQQGEREVSGPFDVRRLRAGNYIDLAALIRADSFPGFDPAVRRYQDWDLWLNIALRQGGIGQYVPETLYYYRVHPHSVSQREDRDRAMWRIRRKYHLGWGALPLLRHSFKLYQFARKTKSFWTR, encoded by the coding sequence ATGAGCGCGCGATCAGACATTGGGGTGGTGATTACCACGCACAACTATGGGCATTATCTCGCCGCGTGTTTGGAATCGGTTTTGTCACAGACGCTTTTGCCCCGTCAGGTGTTGGTGGTTGACGATGCGAGTGAAGACAATGCGGCAGATGTTGTGGCATCATTTTCCGATGTAGCGTATTGCCGCGTGGATTTTCGCAATGGCAACCGCGCTCGAAATTTTGGTTTTTTGAAGATTTCGACTCCTTATGTCGCGTTTTTCGATGCGGATAATGTGATGATGCCGCGCTTTTTAGAGGTGCTCTACAGCGCATTGGAAGAGGTTTCCCACGCGGCTTATGCTTATGGCGATCGCATTGTGTTTGCCGATGGCGATTTACAGCAGGGCGAACGCGAGGTGTCTGGCCCGTTTGATGTGCGGCGATTGCGCGCCGGAAATTATATCGATCTCGCCGCGTTGATTCGAGCTGATAGTTTTCCCGGATTCGATCCCGCTGTGCGCCGATATCAGGATTGGGATTTGTGGCTGAATATCGCGCTCAGACAGGGGGGGATTGGGCAGTATGTGCCCGAGACATTATATTATTATCGGGTGCATCCACACAGTGTAAGTCAGCGGGAAGACCGGGATCGGGCGATGTGGCGTATCCGCAGAAAATACCATCTCGGATGGGGCGCGCTACCCCTGCTGCGCCATTCTTTCAAGCTCTATCAATTCGCGCGGAAGACGAAGTCGTTTTGGACGAGGTGA
- the ispG gene encoding (E)-4-hydroxy-3-methylbut-2-enyl-diphosphate synthase, translating to MSITSDLLISPGKYCNSLTEYAHFKTREVDIGGVPLGGDNPIRVQSMTTTDTMDTDGTVAQSIRMIRAGCEYVRITAPSQNEARNLENIRKKIRSAGYTTPLIADIHYTPNAAEIAARIVEKVRVNPGNYADKKKFQIIEYTDAQYAGELHRIRDRFAPLVKICKEHGTAMRIGTNHGSLSDRIMSRFGDTPLGMVESALEFARICIDLNYHDIVFSMKASNPQIMVQAYRLLVNKMMAEGMNYPLHLGVTEAGDGEDGRIKSAVGIGALLEDGLGDTIRVSLTEEPEAEIPVAQTLVARYCNRSDHAPIPEIQTSHIDPFSYTRRATRQVEKIGKPSVPIVIATPQGTITPESLQPFGYSYDAALDKWHIADMAVDFIDIGDHTLDFELPGTLGVIQNARAWSPASAAYPIFSATAYLQANHTSERITFVRAELDALDEPLIHALKADSCAVLVLLTHNTHAMPELRRAFCLLADWSCDIPVVIRRTYSATKYSDNDAFMLHAATDCGGLLVDGLGDGLWLENTSDQIDDHTLTRTAFGILQATRTRISKTEYISCPSCGRTLFDLQETTALIRSHTNHLKGVKIGIMGCIVNGPGEMADADYGYVGSGPGKITLYKGKDIVKRNIPTEGAVDELIDLIRAGGDWVDPA from the coding sequence ATGTCCATAACCAGCGACCTGCTCATCTCTCCGGGCAAATACTGCAATTCGCTCACGGAATACGCCCACTTCAAAACCCGCGAAGTCGATATCGGGGGTGTGCCACTCGGTGGCGACAATCCCATCCGCGTGCAATCAATGACCACAACCGATACCATGGATACCGATGGCACGGTCGCCCAGTCCATCCGCATGATCCGCGCCGGATGTGAATACGTGCGCATAACAGCACCCAGCCAGAACGAAGCCCGCAACCTCGAAAACATCCGAAAAAAAATCAGATCTGCGGGCTATACCACCCCACTGATAGCCGATATTCACTACACGCCCAACGCCGCTGAAATCGCAGCTCGAATCGTGGAAAAAGTGCGCGTGAACCCCGGCAATTACGCCGACAAAAAAAAATTTCAGATCATCGAATACACCGATGCACAATACGCCGGGGAACTGCACCGCATTCGCGACAGATTCGCGCCACTGGTCAAAATCTGCAAAGAACACGGCACAGCCATGCGGATTGGCACCAACCACGGGTCGCTCTCAGACCGCATTATGAGCAGATTTGGCGACACCCCACTCGGCATGGTCGAATCCGCCCTTGAATTTGCACGGATATGCATTGACCTCAACTATCACGACATCGTATTTTCCATGAAAGCCAGCAATCCGCAAATCATGGTTCAAGCCTATCGCCTGCTGGTAAACAAAATGATGGCCGAAGGCATGAACTATCCGCTCCATCTGGGAGTCACGGAAGCTGGCGATGGCGAAGACGGACGCATCAAATCGGCCGTGGGCATAGGCGCGCTGCTCGAAGACGGCCTGGGCGATACCATTCGCGTCTCCCTCACCGAAGAACCCGAAGCCGAAATCCCCGTAGCGCAAACACTGGTCGCCCGCTATTGCAACCGAAGCGATCACGCGCCAATACCGGAAATTCAAACATCTCATATCGATCCATTTTCTTACACCCGCCGCGCAACGCGACAGGTTGAAAAAATCGGCAAACCGAGTGTCCCAATCGTCATTGCCACCCCACAGGGCACCATCACTCCCGAATCCCTGCAACCTTTTGGGTATTCGTATGACGCTGCACTCGACAAATGGCATATCGCCGACATGGCCGTTGACTTTATCGACATCGGCGATCACACCCTGGATTTTGAACTCCCCGGCACGCTTGGCGTCATTCAAAATGCCCGGGCCTGGTCGCCCGCATCCGCCGCATACCCGATTTTCTCTGCAACTGCATACTTGCAAGCCAATCACACATCCGAGCGCATCACCTTTGTCCGTGCCGAACTCGACGCACTCGACGAACCACTTATCCATGCGCTCAAGGCCGATTCCTGTGCAGTGCTCGTCCTGCTAACTCACAACACCCACGCCATGCCCGAACTGCGCCGCGCATTCTGCCTGCTTGCAGATTGGTCCTGCGACATACCCGTAGTCATCCGCCGAACGTATAGCGCAACAAAGTATTCAGACAATGACGCCTTCATGCTCCACGCCGCCACAGACTGCGGAGGACTGCTCGTCGATGGCCTCGGCGATGGCCTGTGGCTCGAAAATACATCCGATCAAATAGACGATCACACCCTCACCCGCACGGCCTTCGGCATCTTGCAAGCCACGCGCACCCGCATCTCCAAAACCGAATACATATCCTGTCCTTCGTGCGGGCGCACCCTATTCGACCTGCAGGAAACCACCGCCCTGATTCGAAGCCACACCAACCACCTCAAAGGCGTCAAAATTGGCATTATGGGCTGCATAGTCAACGGCCCAGGCGAAATGGCCGACGCCGATTACGGCTATGTGGGCAGTGGTCCCGGCAAAATCACGCTCTACAAGGGCAAAGACATCGTCAAACGCAATATCCCCACAGAAGGCGCGGTTGACGAACTGATTGACCTGATACGCGCCGGCGGCGATTGGGTTGATCCAGCTTAA
- a CDS encoding HU family DNA-binding protein: MQTITKADLAKILADEIDCKNTMTKQAVDVLFETLAEAIIEGERIEIRGFGSWEVKRTNARPRARNPRTGEEVYVPARRKVGFKPGKILRDALSIPLKDLE; the protein is encoded by the coding sequence GTGCAAACTATAACCAAGGCAGACCTGGCAAAAATACTGGCAGATGAAATCGATTGCAAAAACACAATGACGAAACAAGCCGTAGATGTACTCTTTGAAACTCTTGCAGAAGCTATCATCGAAGGTGAAAGGATCGAAATTCGAGGCTTTGGAAGCTGGGAAGTCAAACGCACCAATGCCCGTCCTCGCGCGCGCAATCCCCGAACGGGTGAAGAAGTCTATGTGCCTGCGCGACGCAAAGTGGGGTTCAAACCCGGCAAAATACTTCGAGACGCCCTCTCAATACCCCTCAAAGATCTGGAATAA
- the odhB gene encoding 2-oxoglutarate dehydrogenase complex dihydrolipoyllysine-residue succinyltransferase: protein MPVDVVLPELGESVTDAILVEWLKSDGEAVAVDEPLAVIETDKADVELPAPSAGVLHTLKADGDTIEVGETIATIDEDGKAVSKADVSEKVDSPEEPVEADGLSPAVRRLVTEHDLDPAAITGTGKDGRLTKGDVLAYLDSEVSEVPDPPVSEPEAPAPPPAAAVSSDGERREPMSQIRTRIAERLVSAQQTAAMLTTFNEVDMSGIFDLRAKYKEMFADVHGISLGLMSFFVRACVIALQEYPDVNASIDGSDIVYRDYVNMGIAVGTDRGLVVPVLKSAERMSFATIESEIKRVALSAREGKLGLDELSGGTFTITNGGVFGSLLSTPILNPPQTGILGMHAIQNRPVAVGDEVVVRPMMYLALTYDHRLIDGQTSVTFLVRVKDLLEDPARMMLEV, encoded by the coding sequence ATGCCTGTTGATGTGGTTTTGCCCGAATTGGGAGAGTCAGTGACCGATGCCATTCTGGTCGAGTGGTTGAAATCGGATGGCGAGGCCGTGGCGGTAGATGAACCCCTTGCGGTTATTGAAACGGATAAAGCCGATGTCGAATTGCCCGCGCCTTCGGCAGGCGTGTTGCATACACTGAAGGCCGATGGCGATACGATTGAGGTCGGCGAGACCATTGCTACAATAGATGAGGATGGGAAAGCCGTCTCAAAGGCCGATGTATCGGAGAAGGTCGATTCGCCTGAAGAGCCTGTAGAGGCCGATGGTTTGAGTCCGGCAGTGCGCCGATTGGTGACAGAGCACGATCTCGATCCCGCGGCGATTACAGGGACGGGAAAAGACGGGCGATTGACCAAAGGAGATGTGCTGGCGTATCTCGATTCAGAAGTGTCTGAAGTACCCGATCCGCCCGTTTCTGAACCCGAAGCTCCTGCACCACCTCCTGCTGCCGCTGTTTCGAGCGATGGTGAGCGGCGCGAACCTATGAGTCAAATTCGCACGCGCATTGCCGAGCGTCTGGTTTCTGCACAGCAGACAGCGGCGATGTTGACGACGTTTAATGAAGTGGATATGAGCGGTATTTTTGATTTGCGCGCGAAGTACAAAGAGATGTTCGCAGATGTACACGGCATATCCCTGGGTTTGATGTCCTTTTTTGTTCGTGCCTGTGTTATTGCTTTGCAGGAGTATCCCGATGTAAATGCCAGTATCGATGGTTCTGATATTGTCTATCGCGATTATGTCAATATGGGTATTGCTGTGGGTACTGATCGCGGTCTTGTCGTGCCTGTTTTGAAGTCGGCAGAGCGCATGTCTTTTGCTACTATTGAGTCGGAAATTAAGCGCGTGGCGCTCTCTGCGCGAGAAGGCAAGCTGGGGTTGGATGAGTTGAGTGGGGGAACGTTTACGATTACCAATGGCGGGGTGTTTGGGTCGCTGTTGTCAACGCCTATTCTCAATCCGCCTCAGACGGGTATTTTGGGTATGCACGCGATTCAGAATCGTCCCGTTGCCGTGGGAGATGAGGTGGTTGTTCGCCCGATGATGTATCTGGCATTGACTTATGATCACCGCCTGATTGACGGCCAGACTTCGGTCACATTTCTTGTCCGCGTAAAAGACCTGCTCGAAGACCCCGCACGTATGATGCTGGAAGTGTGA